One genomic region from Lacerta agilis isolate rLacAgi1 chromosome 13, rLacAgi1.pri, whole genome shotgun sequence encodes:
- the ARL6IP1 gene encoding ADP-ribosylation factor-like protein 6-interacting protein 1, producing MAEGDNRSTNQLAVETASLEEQLQGWGEVILVTDKILRWEKPWFPPAMITVVSFIFLMIYYLDPSVLSGVSCFVMLLCLADYLVPALAPRIFGSSKWTTEQQQRFHEICSNLVKTRRGIVGWWKRLFTFKEEKPKMYFMTMLCSLAVIAWIGQQVHNLFLTYLIVSCFLLFPGLNKHGIISKYAGMAKREVNKLLKQKEKKNE from the exons ATGGCGGAGGGCGACAATAGGAGCACCAACCAGCTG GCTGTAGAGACAGCTAGCTTGGAAGAGCAGTTGCAAGGATGGGGTGAAGTGATTCTGGTGACAGACAAAATCCTTCGTTGGGAAAAACCATGGTTTCCACCTGCTATGATTACTGTAGTTTCCTTCATCTTTCT GATGATCTACTACTTGGATCCATCTGTTCTTTCAGGTGTTTCTTGCTTTGTTATGCTGCTTTGTTTGGCTGACTACCTTGTACCTGCTCTTGCTCCTAGAATTTTTGGCTCCAGTAAATG gactactgaacaacaacagcgaTTCCATGAAATCTGTAGCAACCTGGTAAAAACACGGCGCGGAATTGTTGGTTGGTGGAAACGTCTTTTCACATTTAAGGAGGAAAAGCCTAAAATG TACTTCATGACAATGCTCTgttccttagctgtgattgctTGGATAGGACAGCAAGTTCATAACCTCTTCCTCACCTACCTTATTG TGAGCTGCTTCTTGTTGTTTCCTGGATTAAATAAGCATGGAATAATTTCAAAATATGCTGGAATGGCAAAAAGGGAGGTCAACAAACTCCTGAagcaaaaggagaagaaaaacgaATGA